One Acidimicrobiia bacterium genomic window, CCGGAAGGCGACCCCTCGGCCTGGTTCACCGCCTACGACTTCCCCGCGATCAAGCTCAACCCGATCCCGTCACGCCCGGTCCCGATCCTCATCGGCGGACACTCCGATGCCAACCTGCGGCGCGCCGCTCGCATCGCCGACGGCTGGATGGCGGCCGGCGGTTCGCCGGAGGATCTCACCCAGTGGATCGGCCGCATCCAGGTGCTCCGGCGCGAGTACGGGCGTGAGGGTGAGCCGTTCGACATGTACGCCACGAGTTTCGACTCGTTCAGCGTCGACGGCATCAAACGGCTCGAGGATCTCGGTGTGACGCACACTTCGGGTGGATTCGGACGCTTCAACCCCTACGGCATCGAAGCGGACCCGGAGACGCTGAAGGAGAAGATCGACAACCTGCGCCGCTACGCCGACGACGTCATCGCGAAGGTGCGGACGTGATGGACGTCGTCGTCGTCGCTTCGACGTACCTCGACGCGCTCGTGTCGCGAGACGCCGACAGTGCGCTGCTCGCGCCTTCCGTCCGACGGACCAACAATGGCGTGTTGGCGGTCGAGGGTGCGGATGCCATCCGCGAGATCATCCGTCACGAGCCGCTCACCGACATGGGCGGGCGTCGCTGGGTGGTCGACGGCGAACACGCCATCGCGTTCTACGACCTCGAGGCCACAGTGGGCGCCGAGATCTGGCCCGCGTACGTCGCCGAGCACTTCGTCGTCCGCGACGGGCTGATCCAGGAACTCGACATCGTCTTCGTCGGGGATCCGGCGAAGCGGTCCCGTCCGGAACGGCCGGTGCGATATCCCGATGGCAACGACGCGCGCGACGTGGTGCTCGGCATCGCGCAGGCGTACGTCGCCGCGTTGCAGAGCCACGACGCGTCCGAGGTTCCGCTCGCCGAACGGGCGTACCGCATCGAGAACGGCGTGTACATGGGGAGCACGGGAGCGGAGATCCGTGCTGCCCTCGAAGATGGTGGCATGAGCATCATCAGCAGGATCGAGGACTTGCACTGGTACGCGGGCGCGGGAAGCGCGGCCGCGTACTACACGCTGTTCGTCGACGCC contains:
- a CDS encoding LLM class flavin-dependent oxidoreductase codes for the protein PEGDPSAWFTAYDFPAIKLNPIPSRPVPILIGGHSDANLRRAARIADGWMAAGGSPEDLTQWIGRIQVLRREYGREGEPFDMYATSFDSFSVDGIKRLEDLGVTHTSGGFGRFNPYGIEADPETLKEKIDNLRRYADDVIAKVRT
- a CDS encoding nuclear transport factor 2 family protein, whose amino-acid sequence is MDVVVVASTYLDALVSRDADSALLAPSVRRTNNGVLAVEGADAIREIIRHEPLTDMGGRRWVVDGEHAIAFYDLEATVGAEIWPAYVAEHFVVRDGLIQELDIVFVGDPAKRSRPERPVRYPDGNDARDVVLGIAQAYVAALQSHDASEVPLAERAYRIENGVYMGSTGAEIRAALEDGGMSIISRIEDLHWYAGAGSAAAYYTLFVDAGDAGTVVCKIGERFRVYEGELVEIEVVYSTEIVA